The Arachis hypogaea cultivar Tifrunner chromosome 19, arahy.Tifrunner.gnm2.J5K5, whole genome shotgun sequence genome has a window encoding:
- the LOC112775066 gene encoding uncharacterized protein, with protein sequence MEGPNPVSSAQGSTSGNSENASSSIMQYEALFRAVRNEDIDNTRKFLKEHPEALTARITSVGDTALHVAAMLGHLHIVEYLVELILENDLESVNNYGMTALQYAAYSWDESINIKIANCMVDKNQGLPAIASTNNWLPVTWALELGQIQLARYLYSVTPFEALLPENGAHGADLLALCYYSKMFDLALDLVRRCPRLVMRSRPSGDNFLVILAKTPSSYPQLPFWKRCLYSRIQVHLEPPSSLNQVVIPVSETNQTRHHHNKASLACPPGIMKEIYEAKLSDEQSRVLLRAACNAISPENIEEISKSGMEGAILMAAQRGNATFIVEALKAQFSLLWTWTKDERRIFSVAVQYRQASVYNLFHGLTLKPLFPSSYDTYGNYMLHMAGMLAPPEQLNPIPGALLQMQRELQWFKEVESITPPYVKQQLNNGNLTPRELFTKEHKELVKEGEKWTKGTAGSCGVVAALVATITFAAAFTVPGGNDQIKGYPIFLHKNLFMLFIISDAVSLFSSTTSLLMFLGLLTSRYAEDDFLKSLPTKLIIGLSAMFISLATMMAAFCTALFLMLQHRSWIVISITFLASIPVTLYIWLQFPLLVLIFKSTYGPSIFDRNIKPWL encoded by the exons atGGAGGGACCAAATCCAGTTTCAAGTGCACAAGGAAGCACGTCAGGAAATTCAG AGAATGCAAGTAGCTCTATTATGCAATATGAAGCACTATTCAGGGCAGTGCGCAATGAGGACATCGACAACACCCGAAAATTCCTGAAAGAGCATCCAGAAGCATTGACTGCAAGGATCACGAGCGTGGGCGACACAGCACTTCATGTTGCAGCTATGCTTGGGCATCTGCACATTGTGGAGTATTTAGTGGAATTGATTTTAGAAAATGATCTTGAATCGGTAAATAATTATGGTATGACAGCGTTACAATACGCTGCTTATAGTTGGGATGAGAGTATCAACATTAAGATTGCAAACTGCATGGTTGACAAGAACCAGGGGTTGCCTGCTATCGCTTCTACCAATAATTGGCTTCCGGTGACATGGGCTCTTGAATTGGGCCAAATTCAACTGGCTCGCTACCTTTACTCAGTCACACCCTTTGAAGCATTGCTTCCTGAAAACGGCGCACACGGCGCTGATCTTCTGGCGTTGTGCTACTACTCCAAGATGTTTG ATTTGGCTCTGGACTTGGTGAGGCGTTGCCCAAGATTAGTAATGAGGAGCCGGCCATCTGGGGATAACTTTTTGGTGATATTAGCAAAAACACCTTCCTCATATCCCCAGCTACCATTCTGGAAACGATGCTTGTATTCAC GTATCCAAGTGCACCTAGAACCTCCATCTTCCCTCAATCAAGTTGTCATTCCCGTTTCAGAAACTAATCAAACAAGACACCATCATAATAAAGCTAGCCTTGCATGTCCACCAG GAATAATGAAGGAAATATACGAAGCAAAGTTAAGTGATGAGCAATCTCGTGTGTTGCTACGTGCTGCGTGCAATGCAATTTCTCCGGAAAATATAGAAGAAATCTCAAAAAGTGGAATGGAGGGGGCGATACTTATGGCAGCACAACGAGGGAATGCCACATTTATTGTTGAAGCATTAAAGGCGCAATTTAGCCTTTTGTGGACATGGACCAAAGATGAAAGGCGCATATTTTCTGTTGCTGTTCAGTATCGCCAAGCAAGTGTTTACAATCTTTTTCATGGTCTTACTCTCAAGCCTTTATTTCCAAGCTCCTATGACACCTATGGCAATTATATGCTTCACATGGCAGGAATGCTAGCTCCACCAGAACAGCTTAATCCTATTCCCGGGGCACTTTTACAAATGCAACGAGAACTGCAATGGTTCAAG GAAGTGGAGAGTATCACGCCACCTTACGTAAAGCAACAATTAAACAATGGCAATTTGACACCTAGAGAATTGTTCACAAAGGAACATAAGGAGTTAGTGAAAGAAGGTGAGAAATGGACCAAAGGAACGGCAGGTTCTTGTGGTGTTGTAGCAGCTCTTGTAGCTACCATCACTTTTGCTGCTGCTTTCACTGTTCCCGGTGGCAATGACCAAATCAAGGGATATCcaattttcttgcataaaaatcTATTTATGCTATTTATAATATCAGATGCAGTGTCACTCTTCTCTTCCACAACTTCACTGCTTATGTTTCTGGGGCTCCTCACTTCTCGCTATGCAGAAGATGATTTTCTCAAGTCACTGCCCACAAAGCTCATCATAGGCCTTTCCGCTATGTTCATCTCTCTTGCAACTATGATGGCAGCCTTTTGTACCGCTCTTTTCCTTATGCTCCAACACCGATCATGGATTGTTATTTCCATAACCTTTCTTGCTTCCATTCCGGTTACTTTATACATTTGGTTGCAGTTTCCATTGCTTGTTCTCATCTTTAAGTCAACTTATGGACCAAGCATATTTGATAGAAATATTAAGCCTTGGCTTTGA